Proteins encoded in a region of the Apilactobacillus apisilvae genome:
- a CDS encoding xanthine phosphoribosyltransferase → MKLLEDKIASEGLVLPGNILKVDQFLNHQIDPMFMNEMGKEFAKLFKDDGITKIITVESSGIAPAVLTGLQMEVPVVFARKHKSLTLNDNIYSSDVYSYTKQTNNKISIDKRFINSTDNILVIDDFLANGQAVLGLLDIAKKAGANVNGVGIVIEKSFQKGHKIIKDSGIHLESLARIASLENEKVTFE, encoded by the coding sequence TATTCTAAAGGTGGATCAGTTTTTGAATCATCAAATTGATCCAATGTTCATGAATGAAATGGGAAAAGAATTTGCTAAACTATTTAAAGATGATGGAATAACTAAAATTATTACAGTCGAATCTTCAGGAATTGCTCCAGCTGTTTTAACTGGACTACAAATGGAAGTTCCAGTTGTTTTTGCTAGAAAACATAAGAGTTTAACTTTAAATGATAATATCTATTCTAGTGATGTGTATTCTTATACTAAACAAACTAATAATAAAATTAGCATTGATAAACGTTTTATCAATTCCACGGATAATATACTTGTTATTGATGATTTTTTAGCAAATGGACAAGCAGTTTTAGGATTACTAGATATTGCTAAAAAAGCTGGTGCTAATGTTAATGGTGTCGGAATTGTAATTGAAAAAAGTTTTCAAAAGGGCCATAAAATCATTAAAGATTCTGGAATTCATTTAGAATCATTAGCTCGTATTGCTTCTTTAGAAAATGAAAAAGTTACTTTTGAATAA